From the Xiphophorus maculatus strain JP 163 A chromosome 20, X_maculatus-5.0-male, whole genome shotgun sequence genome, one window contains:
- the npff gene encoding pro-FMRFamide-related neuropeptide FF, protein MDTAAVMTLLALILAMAGVSQALHIQGGGDENDMLPGSSEENMADRLLGLEIESRDTSLDDRLLLLVLRALKQAGFPLGIQRETRESVLHQPQRFGRSSNGQVVLEDKIQPRDWEAAPGQIWSMAVPQRFGKK, encoded by the exons ATGGACACAGCTGCAGTGATGACTCTTCTGGCTCTAATCCTGGCGATGGCTGGCGTCAGTCAGGCTCTTCACATCCAAGGCGGTGGGGATGAAAATGACATGCTGCCTGGCAGCTCGGAGGAGAACATGGCCGACCGCCTGCTGGGGCTG GAGATTGAGAGCAGAGACACCAGCCTTGATGATCGCCTGCTACTTTTAGTGCTAAGAGCACTGAAGCAAGCTGGTTTCCCTCTGGGAATCCAGAGAGAAACCAGGGAATCCGTCCTCCACCAGCCACAGAG GTTTGGCCGCAGCTCCAATGGGCAGGTCGTGTTGGAGGATAAGATTCAGCCCCGGGACTGGGAGGCTGCCCCTGGTCAGATCTGGAGCATGGCCGTGCCCCAGAGGTTTGGCAAGAAGTAA